A stretch of the Musa acuminata AAA Group cultivar baxijiao chromosome BXJ2-7, Cavendish_Baxijiao_AAA, whole genome shotgun sequence genome encodes the following:
- the LOC103992397 gene encoding pentatricopeptide repeat-containing protein At4g38150-like: protein MQSTLSKLLFNNLARQLCHLPKASILGRCLPAIDFSTNNDPGGPTRGGRRRDDGSEDLFLRSLNFGDDGGEEQEMTHQEAPSRRPSARPPLGGGQQSGKEPSFRGDDSIDIASGDLFPGLEFGDGSRGLRGRSRNGPMTRDTPREDFGRQDNMDGFGTARQRSPSRSAGGFRGEELDDGGEERRNDRIGDSLAQKINFGEAGRRNRVEEADQKPAVAESAAQEAPPEDADEIFKKMKETGLIPNAVAMLDGLCKDGLVQDAMKLFGLMREKGTIPEVVIYTAVVEGFCKGAKFDDAKRIFRKMQKNGIVPNAFSFKVLIQGLCKGKKLEDSVEFCMEMLDAGHAPSVATLIGLVDGLCKEKGVEEGENVIIRLRERGFVLDERAVREHLNKKGPFSPKVWDAFFGKKNSRGPF from the coding sequence ATGCAGAGTAcgctctccaagcttctattcaaCAATCTCGCGAGGCAGCTCTGCCATCTGCCTAAAGCTTCGATCTTGGGGAGATGTCTGCCGGCGATCGACTTCAGTACGAATAACGATCCTGGCGGACCGACGAGAGGCGGGAGGCGCAGGGACGACGGCTCCGAGGATCTCTTCCTCCGAAGCCTCAACTTCGGGGACGACGGCGGTGAAGAGCAAGAGATGACACATCAGGAAGCCCCTTCGCGTCGACCCTCCGCTAGGCCACCGTTGGGCGGTGGCCAACAGAGCGGAAAGGAGCCGTCTTTCCGAGGGGATGACAGCATTGACATCGCGTCAGGTGATCTTTTTCCTGGCCTGGAGTTTGGCGACGGGAGTAGAGGTCTTCGCGGGCGGTCCCGCAACGGACCCATGACGAGAGACACTCCTAGAGAGGATTTTGGTCGTCAAGACAATATGGACGGATTCGGGACTGCCCGACAGAGATCGCCGTCACGGTCTGCTGGCGGATTTAGGGGAGAGGAATTGGACGATGgtggtgaggagagaagaaacgaTCGAATTGGGGATTCCCTGGCGCAGAAAATTAATTTCGGAGAAGCTGGTCGGCGTAACAGGGTGGAAGAAGCCGATCAAAAGCCTGCAGTGGCCGAGTCTGCTGCGCAGGAGGCGCCGCCAGAAGACGCCGACGAGATTTTCAAGAAGATGAAGGAGACTGGGCTTATACCTAATGCTGTCGCCATGCTCGACGGGCTCTGCAAAGACGGGCTGGTTCAAGATGCCATGAAGCTGTTCGGATTAATGCGTGAGAAGGGCACGATACCGGAGGTTGTAATTTACACTGCTGTAGTGGAAGGATTCTGCAAGGGGGCAAAATTTGACGATGCAAAGAGGATCTTCAGGAAAATGCAGAAGAACGGGATCGTGCCAAACGCATTCAGCTTCAAGGTTCTCATTCAGGGTTTATGCAAAGGGAAGAAGTTGGAGGATTCGGTTGAGTTCTGTATGGAGATGTTGGATGCTGGGCATGCACCGAGTGTGGCGACTTTAATCGGTTTGGTGGATGGATTATGTAAAGAGAAGGGGGTCGAAGAAGGGGAGAATGTCATCATAAGGTTGCGGGAAAGAGGTTTTGTTCTTGACGAAAGAGCTGTTAGAGAGCATTTGAACAAGAAAGGACCGTTCTCGCCGAAAGTTTGGGATGCCTTCTTCGGGAAAAAGAACTCGCGAGGACCTTTTTGA
- the LOC135617655 gene encoding uncharacterized protein LOC135617655 isoform X1, translating into MLWFFVVRMAAPGSSSCSVQSCHRLLLVAFVALCLASSSSHGDRSPLSVVSRIAFGSCSNQSAPQPIWDAIVDFDPQVFVWLGDNIYGDNKRPFRVLGKERTIGPWKNVPRFFPSTEQEMRRRYQLAKSNPGYSKLRQTAQLLQVIGTWDDHDYGLNDAGKEFSGKNTSQRLLLDFLDEADDSPRRQQAGVYTSYLYGPKGKQVKVILLDTRYHRDPLSSDGTILGDSQWEWLEKELTGPESEITIIASSILVISNLSATTGPLFHTESWGRFPKERERLYKLIHDSKRSGIFFISGDVHFGEITRYDCGGQYPLYDITSSGLTQAIEKVVPPFFAFAVRAIAWLTPTTMRVSSVKCRYKSCTYAQPNFGAIQIDWDVVPQKIKVEVRGINGDPAIAVDILLSDLQPRNTNTLEGAWQHRRHCSLEIDLPWFWRHSFAFTFLTLVSVLIIAFVLFAYTIVSVSKKFLHKFKID; encoded by the exons ATGCTTTGGTTCTTCGTCGTCAGGATGGCGGCACCTGGGAGTAGCTCGTGTTCCGTGCAATCCTGCCACCGACTCCTCCTTGTGGCCTTTGTAGCCCTATGTTTGGCTTCTTCATCTTCGCATGGTGACCGGTCTCCCCTCTCCGTCGTCTCGCGCATCGCCTTTGGTTCCTGCTCCAACCAGAGTGCGCCGCAG CCGATTTGGGATGCGATCGTTGACTTCGATCCCCAGGTTTTCGTTTGGTTAGGGGACAACATTTATGGCGACAACAAGCGCCCCTTCAGGGTGCTGGGAAAGGAGAGGACCATCGGGCCGTGGAAGAACGTGCCCAGATTCTTCCCCTCGACGGAACAGGAGATGCGGAGAAGGTACCAGTTGGCTAAGAGCAATCCGGGTTACTCTAAGCTGAGACAGACGGCTCAG CTATTGCAGGTAATTGGCACATGGGATGACCATGATTATGGGTTGAATGATGCAGGAAAAGAATTCAGTGGGAAAAATACAAGCCAGAGGCTCCTCTTAGATTTTCTGGATGAAGCTGATGATAGTCCCCG CCGACAACAAGCTGGGGTTTATACCTCATATTTATATGGTCCCAAGGGAAAACAAGTAAAG GTTATTCTTTTGGATACGAGATATCACAGGGACCCCCTGTCCAGTGATGGAACTATTTTAGGCGATTCTCAGTGGGAGTGGCTAGAGAAAGAATTGACTGGTCCCGAGTCAGAAATTACAATCATCGCATCTTCTATTCTG GTAATATCAAATCTTTCTGCGACTACAGGCCCATTGTTTCATACAGAGTCCTGGGGACGGTTTCCAAAGGAGAGAGAGCGGTTGTATAAATTGATACATGATAGCAAG AGAAGTGGAATATTCTTTATAAGTGGTGATGTTCATTTTGGAGAGATTACCCGTTATGACTGTGGTGGGCAGTATCCACTGTATGACATAACCTCAAGTGGACTTACTCAGGCTATTGAGAAGGTTGTGCCTCCATTTTTTGCTTTTGCTGTGAGAGCTATAGCTTGGTTGACGCCTACTACCATGAGAGTTTCTTCAGTGAAATGCCGATACAAATCATGCACATATG CTCAGCCAAATTTTGGCGCAATTCAGATTGATTGGGATGTTGTACCACAAAAAATCAAAGTTGAAGTGAGGGGCATAAATGGAGATCCTGCTATTGCTGTAGATATTTTGCTTTCTGATCTGCAACCCAGGAACACAAACACTTTGGAAGGAGCATGGCAACACAGACGTCACTGCTCCCTCGAAATAGATCTTCCATGGTTTTGGAGACATTCTTTTGCCTTTACTTTTCTGACGTTGGTATCTG TTCTTATTATTGCTTTCGTTCTTTTCGCCTATACCATTGTATCGGTTAGCAAGAAGTTCCTCCACAAGTTTAAGATCGATTGA
- the LOC135617655 gene encoding uncharacterized protein LOC135617655 isoform X2, with amino-acid sequence MLWFFVVRMAAPGSSSCSVQSCHRLLLVAFVALCLASSSSHGDRSPLSVVSRIAFGSCSNQSAPQPIWDAIVDFDPQVFVWLGDNIYGDNKRPFRVLGKERTIGPWKNVPRFFPSTEQEMRRRYQLAKSNPGYSKLRQTAQVIGTWDDHDYGLNDAGKEFSGKNTSQRLLLDFLDEADDSPRRQQAGVYTSYLYGPKGKQVKVILLDTRYHRDPLSSDGTILGDSQWEWLEKELTGPESEITIIASSILVISNLSATTGPLFHTESWGRFPKERERLYKLIHDSKRSGIFFISGDVHFGEITRYDCGGQYPLYDITSSGLTQAIEKVVPPFFAFAVRAIAWLTPTTMRVSSVKCRYKSCTYAQPNFGAIQIDWDVVPQKIKVEVRGINGDPAIAVDILLSDLQPRNTNTLEGAWQHRRHCSLEIDLPWFWRHSFAFTFLTLVSVLIIAFVLFAYTIVSVSKKFLHKFKID; translated from the exons ATGCTTTGGTTCTTCGTCGTCAGGATGGCGGCACCTGGGAGTAGCTCGTGTTCCGTGCAATCCTGCCACCGACTCCTCCTTGTGGCCTTTGTAGCCCTATGTTTGGCTTCTTCATCTTCGCATGGTGACCGGTCTCCCCTCTCCGTCGTCTCGCGCATCGCCTTTGGTTCCTGCTCCAACCAGAGTGCGCCGCAG CCGATTTGGGATGCGATCGTTGACTTCGATCCCCAGGTTTTCGTTTGGTTAGGGGACAACATTTATGGCGACAACAAGCGCCCCTTCAGGGTGCTGGGAAAGGAGAGGACCATCGGGCCGTGGAAGAACGTGCCCAGATTCTTCCCCTCGACGGAACAGGAGATGCGGAGAAGGTACCAGTTGGCTAAGAGCAATCCGGGTTACTCTAAGCTGAGACAGACGGCTCAG GTAATTGGCACATGGGATGACCATGATTATGGGTTGAATGATGCAGGAAAAGAATTCAGTGGGAAAAATACAAGCCAGAGGCTCCTCTTAGATTTTCTGGATGAAGCTGATGATAGTCCCCG CCGACAACAAGCTGGGGTTTATACCTCATATTTATATGGTCCCAAGGGAAAACAAGTAAAG GTTATTCTTTTGGATACGAGATATCACAGGGACCCCCTGTCCAGTGATGGAACTATTTTAGGCGATTCTCAGTGGGAGTGGCTAGAGAAAGAATTGACTGGTCCCGAGTCAGAAATTACAATCATCGCATCTTCTATTCTG GTAATATCAAATCTTTCTGCGACTACAGGCCCATTGTTTCATACAGAGTCCTGGGGACGGTTTCCAAAGGAGAGAGAGCGGTTGTATAAATTGATACATGATAGCAAG AGAAGTGGAATATTCTTTATAAGTGGTGATGTTCATTTTGGAGAGATTACCCGTTATGACTGTGGTGGGCAGTATCCACTGTATGACATAACCTCAAGTGGACTTACTCAGGCTATTGAGAAGGTTGTGCCTCCATTTTTTGCTTTTGCTGTGAGAGCTATAGCTTGGTTGACGCCTACTACCATGAGAGTTTCTTCAGTGAAATGCCGATACAAATCATGCACATATG CTCAGCCAAATTTTGGCGCAATTCAGATTGATTGGGATGTTGTACCACAAAAAATCAAAGTTGAAGTGAGGGGCATAAATGGAGATCCTGCTATTGCTGTAGATATTTTGCTTTCTGATCTGCAACCCAGGAACACAAACACTTTGGAAGGAGCATGGCAACACAGACGTCACTGCTCCCTCGAAATAGATCTTCCATGGTTTTGGAGACATTCTTTTGCCTTTACTTTTCTGACGTTGGTATCTG TTCTTATTATTGCTTTCGTTCTTTTCGCCTATACCATTGTATCGGTTAGCAAGAAGTTCCTCCACAAGTTTAAGATCGATTGA
- the LOC135617655 gene encoding uncharacterized protein LOC135617655 isoform X3: MLWFFVVRMAAPGSSSCSVQSCHRLLLVAFVALCLASSSSHGDRSPLSVVSRIAFGSCSNQSAPQVFVWLGDNIYGDNKRPFRVLGKERTIGPWKNVPRFFPSTEQEMRRRYQLAKSNPGYSKLRQTAQLLQVIGTWDDHDYGLNDAGKEFSGKNTSQRLLLDFLDEADDSPRRQQAGVYTSYLYGPKGKQVKVILLDTRYHRDPLSSDGTILGDSQWEWLEKELTGPESEITIIASSILVISNLSATTGPLFHTESWGRFPKERERLYKLIHDSKRSGIFFISGDVHFGEITRYDCGGQYPLYDITSSGLTQAIEKVVPPFFAFAVRAIAWLTPTTMRVSSVKCRYKSCTYAQPNFGAIQIDWDVVPQKIKVEVRGINGDPAIAVDILLSDLQPRNTNTLEGAWQHRRHCSLEIDLPWFWRHSFAFTFLTLVSVLIIAFVLFAYTIVSVSKKFLHKFKID, encoded by the exons ATGCTTTGGTTCTTCGTCGTCAGGATGGCGGCACCTGGGAGTAGCTCGTGTTCCGTGCAATCCTGCCACCGACTCCTCCTTGTGGCCTTTGTAGCCCTATGTTTGGCTTCTTCATCTTCGCATGGTGACCGGTCTCCCCTCTCCGTCGTCTCGCGCATCGCCTTTGGTTCCTGCTCCAACCAGAGTGCGCCGCAG GTTTTCGTTTGGTTAGGGGACAACATTTATGGCGACAACAAGCGCCCCTTCAGGGTGCTGGGAAAGGAGAGGACCATCGGGCCGTGGAAGAACGTGCCCAGATTCTTCCCCTCGACGGAACAGGAGATGCGGAGAAGGTACCAGTTGGCTAAGAGCAATCCGGGTTACTCTAAGCTGAGACAGACGGCTCAG CTATTGCAGGTAATTGGCACATGGGATGACCATGATTATGGGTTGAATGATGCAGGAAAAGAATTCAGTGGGAAAAATACAAGCCAGAGGCTCCTCTTAGATTTTCTGGATGAAGCTGATGATAGTCCCCG CCGACAACAAGCTGGGGTTTATACCTCATATTTATATGGTCCCAAGGGAAAACAAGTAAAG GTTATTCTTTTGGATACGAGATATCACAGGGACCCCCTGTCCAGTGATGGAACTATTTTAGGCGATTCTCAGTGGGAGTGGCTAGAGAAAGAATTGACTGGTCCCGAGTCAGAAATTACAATCATCGCATCTTCTATTCTG GTAATATCAAATCTTTCTGCGACTACAGGCCCATTGTTTCATACAGAGTCCTGGGGACGGTTTCCAAAGGAGAGAGAGCGGTTGTATAAATTGATACATGATAGCAAG AGAAGTGGAATATTCTTTATAAGTGGTGATGTTCATTTTGGAGAGATTACCCGTTATGACTGTGGTGGGCAGTATCCACTGTATGACATAACCTCAAGTGGACTTACTCAGGCTATTGAGAAGGTTGTGCCTCCATTTTTTGCTTTTGCTGTGAGAGCTATAGCTTGGTTGACGCCTACTACCATGAGAGTTTCTTCAGTGAAATGCCGATACAAATCATGCACATATG CTCAGCCAAATTTTGGCGCAATTCAGATTGATTGGGATGTTGTACCACAAAAAATCAAAGTTGAAGTGAGGGGCATAAATGGAGATCCTGCTATTGCTGTAGATATTTTGCTTTCTGATCTGCAACCCAGGAACACAAACACTTTGGAAGGAGCATGGCAACACAGACGTCACTGCTCCCTCGAAATAGATCTTCCATGGTTTTGGAGACATTCTTTTGCCTTTACTTTTCTGACGTTGGTATCTG TTCTTATTATTGCTTTCGTTCTTTTCGCCTATACCATTGTATCGGTTAGCAAGAAGTTCCTCCACAAGTTTAAGATCGATTGA
- the LOC135617655 gene encoding uncharacterized protein LOC135617655 isoform X4, translating into MVTGLPSPSSRASPLVPAPTRVRRRQPIWDAIVDFDPQVFVWLGDNIYGDNKRPFRVLGKERTIGPWKNVPRFFPSTEQEMRRRYQLAKSNPGYSKLRQTAQLLQVIGTWDDHDYGLNDAGKEFSGKNTSQRLLLDFLDEADDSPRRQQAGVYTSYLYGPKGKQVKVILLDTRYHRDPLSSDGTILGDSQWEWLEKELTGPESEITIIASSILVISNLSATTGPLFHTESWGRFPKERERLYKLIHDSKRSGIFFISGDVHFGEITRYDCGGQYPLYDITSSGLTQAIEKVVPPFFAFAVRAIAWLTPTTMRVSSVKCRYKSCTYAQPNFGAIQIDWDVVPQKIKVEVRGINGDPAIAVDILLSDLQPRNTNTLEGAWQHRRHCSLEIDLPWFWRHSFAFTFLTLVSVLIIAFVLFAYTIVSVSKKFLHKFKID; encoded by the exons ATGGTGACCGGTCTCCCCTCTCCGTCGTCTCGCGCATCGCCTTTGGTTCCTGCTCCAACCAGAGTGCGCCGCAG ACAGCCGATTTGGGATGCGATCGTTGACTTCGATCCCCAGGTTTTCGTTTGGTTAGGGGACAACATTTATGGCGACAACAAGCGCCCCTTCAGGGTGCTGGGAAAGGAGAGGACCATCGGGCCGTGGAAGAACGTGCCCAGATTCTTCCCCTCGACGGAACAGGAGATGCGGAGAAGGTACCAGTTGGCTAAGAGCAATCCGGGTTACTCTAAGCTGAGACAGACGGCTCAG CTATTGCAGGTAATTGGCACATGGGATGACCATGATTATGGGTTGAATGATGCAGGAAAAGAATTCAGTGGGAAAAATACAAGCCAGAGGCTCCTCTTAGATTTTCTGGATGAAGCTGATGATAGTCCCCG CCGACAACAAGCTGGGGTTTATACCTCATATTTATATGGTCCCAAGGGAAAACAAGTAAAG GTTATTCTTTTGGATACGAGATATCACAGGGACCCCCTGTCCAGTGATGGAACTATTTTAGGCGATTCTCAGTGGGAGTGGCTAGAGAAAGAATTGACTGGTCCCGAGTCAGAAATTACAATCATCGCATCTTCTATTCTG GTAATATCAAATCTTTCTGCGACTACAGGCCCATTGTTTCATACAGAGTCCTGGGGACGGTTTCCAAAGGAGAGAGAGCGGTTGTATAAATTGATACATGATAGCAAG AGAAGTGGAATATTCTTTATAAGTGGTGATGTTCATTTTGGAGAGATTACCCGTTATGACTGTGGTGGGCAGTATCCACTGTATGACATAACCTCAAGTGGACTTACTCAGGCTATTGAGAAGGTTGTGCCTCCATTTTTTGCTTTTGCTGTGAGAGCTATAGCTTGGTTGACGCCTACTACCATGAGAGTTTCTTCAGTGAAATGCCGATACAAATCATGCACATATG CTCAGCCAAATTTTGGCGCAATTCAGATTGATTGGGATGTTGTACCACAAAAAATCAAAGTTGAAGTGAGGGGCATAAATGGAGATCCTGCTATTGCTGTAGATATTTTGCTTTCTGATCTGCAACCCAGGAACACAAACACTTTGGAAGGAGCATGGCAACACAGACGTCACTGCTCCCTCGAAATAGATCTTCCATGGTTTTGGAGACATTCTTTTGCCTTTACTTTTCTGACGTTGGTATCTG TTCTTATTATTGCTTTCGTTCTTTTCGCCTATACCATTGTATCGGTTAGCAAGAAGTTCCTCCACAAGTTTAAGATCGATTGA
- the LOC135617657 gene encoding small ribosomal subunit protein uS19, whose product MADASDAVDVGGAQPKKRTFRKFSYRGVDLDQLLDMGLDELVKLFDARARRRFQRGLKRKPMALIKKLRKAKRDAPPGEKPEPVRTHLRNMIIVPEMIGSIIGVYNGKTFNQVEIKPEMIGHYLAEFSISYKPVKHGRPGIGATHSSRFIPLK is encoded by the exons ATG GCGGATGCTTCGGACGCGGTGGATGTGGGAGGGGCACAGCCGAAGAAGAGGACATTCAGGAAGTTCTCCTACCGCGGCGTCGACCTCGATCAGCTCCTCGACATGGGCCTCGATGAACTCGTCAAGCTCTTCGATGCTCGTGCTCGCAGAAG GTTCCAAAGAGGGCTGAAGAGGAAGCCCATGGCTCTGATCAAGAAGCTTCGTAAGGCG AAGCGTGATGCTCCCCCTGGTGAAAAACCTGAGCCTGTGAGGACCCATCTAAGAAACATGATAATAGTCCCGGAGATGATTGGGAGCATCATTGGTGTCTACAATGGCAAAACCTTCAACCAGGTTGAAATCAAG CCTGAGATGATTGGTCATTACTTGGCGGAGTTCTCCATCTCATATAAGCCCGTGAAGCATGGAAGGCCCGGCATTGGTGCCACTCACTCTTCCAGGTTCATACCCCTCAAGTGA
- the LOC135617656 gene encoding uncharacterized protein At1g76660-like, translated as MAGNGGGGGSSWAGGGGVGGGAAASISTAAAATAIGSVEPRLRPPERRSRWGGCFGGLSCFGSQKRGKRIVPASRIPDGNASSSRANGPQSAGISNENTTLNLSILAPPSSPASFTNSALPSTAQSPNCFLSISANSPGGPSSTMYATGPYAHETQLVSPPVFSTFTTEPSTAPLTPPPELAHLTTPSSPDVPFARFLSSSLDLKGAGKENGVHYLSSSYGVGSDLQATYPLYPGSPSSSLISPASGTPRTGLSSPFPEQDTPAQWDASASAQDSPCSRSGASKLFGLNSSTTRNFIMCPDSSFFYSATSAQFHLDQAQQSYPHAGGRLSISREADVYSNGGIRHNKTCKQDVEEIEAYRASFGFSADEIITTQNYVELSDPVDVSFTITPLANGKTGMEQYSAIEFDDKGKKVSDLLNPVSPKQMAVHHAVAVDGKSDQNNMHAGAEPNIQSEDTSAVADANPDTDGGEDSDSRASDHRLGKRAQPRQSFSDAEIDYRRARSLREANAQLAWRNTLP; from the exons ATGGCGGGGAATGGTGGAGGCGGAGGCAGCAGCTGGGCCGGGGGTGGTGGTGTTGGGGGTGGGGCGGCGGCGTCCATTAGCACGGCAGCGGCGGCCACGGCCATTGGCTCCGTGGAGCCGAGGCTCCGTCCTCCGGAGAGG CGGAGTAGATGGGGAGGCTGCTTTGGTGGGCTGTCCTGTTTTGGATCACAAAAGAGAGGGAAACGAATTGTTCCAGCATCCCGCATTCCAGATGGAAATGCATCGAGCAGTCGTGCAAATGGGCCCCAATCTGCTGGAATTTCTAATGAAAATACAACACTGAACCTATCCATTCTTGCTCCACCTTCATCTCCAGCATCTTTTACAAACTCTGCACTCCCATCGACAGCTCAATCACCCAATTGTTTCTTGTCAATATCAGCAAACTCCCCTGGAGGACCATCATCAACCATGTATGCAACCGGGCCATATGCTCATGAGACTCAATTGGTCTCACCACCTGTGTTCTCTACCTTTACTACCGAACCATCAACCGCTCCGCTAACCCCTCCACCTGAGCTTGCTCACCTTACAACTCCCTCATCCCCGGATGTGCCTTTTGCTCGTTTTCTGTCATCATCACTGGATCTTAAAGGTGCTGGGAAAGAGAATGGAGTGCATTATTTGTCATCAAGTTATGGGGTCGGAAGTGATCTCCAGGCAACTTATCCACTTTATCCTGGCAGTCCTTCTAGTAGCCTTATATCACCTGCCTCAGGAACCCCGAGAACTGGGCTATCTTCACCTTTTCCTGAGCAGGATACTCCTGCACAGTGGGATGCTTCTGCATCTGCACAGGACTCTCCCTGTTCCAGGAGTGGGGCATCAAAGCTGTTTGGGCTGAATTCGTCTACAACCAGGAATTTCATTATGTGTCCTGATTCCAGCTTCTTTTACTCTGCAACATCTGCGCAGTTTCATTTGGACCAGGCACAACAATCGTATCCTCATGCTGGAGGGAGGCTTAGTATTTCCCGGGAAGCAGATGTCTACTCCAATGGTGGAATTAGACATAATAAAACTTGCAAACAGGACGTGGAAGAGATTGAAGCCTACAGAGCATCCTTTGGATTTAGTGCAGATGAGATCATCACTACCCAGAACTACGTGGAGCTATCTGATCCTGTTGATGTGTCCTTTACCATCACTCCATTAGCAAATGGTAAAACTGGAATGGAGCAGTACTCTGCTATTgagtttgatgacaaagggaaaaAGGTGTCCGATTTGCTGAATCCTGTTAGTCCAAAGCAAATGGCAGTTCATCATGCAGTTGCAGTTGATGGCAAATCTGATCAGAACAACATGCATGCAG GTGCGGAACCAAATATTCAGTCTGAAGACACCTCTGCTGTAGCTGATGCTAACCCTGACACAGATGGTGGCGAGGACAGTGACTCAAGGGCCTCGGACCACCGGCTCGGCAAGCGAGCTCAGCCGAGACAGTCGTTCTCAGATGCAGAAATTGATTATCGAAGGGCAAGAAGCTTGAGAGAAGCCAATGCCCAACTGGCCTGGCGGAACACATTGCCTTAG